The Fictibacillus arsenicus genome contains a region encoding:
- a CDS encoding aliphatic sulfonate ABC transporter substrate-binding protein: protein MKNWWKGTLLVSLAAALLLAGCSSSAKEGEKPEKIRLDYAFYSPTSLALKKFGWAEEAFKKDGIEVEWVQSQGSNKALEFLNSDSVDFGSTAGAAALIAKDKGAPIESVYIYSQPEWTALVAKDGGPIKDVKDLKGKKVAATFGTDPHIFLLRALSEAGLSAKDVQIVNLQHADGANALIKGQVDAWAGLDPHMARTELESGGKYIYRNPDFNTYGTLNVRSEFAKNHPKQVEQVIELYEKARKWTLENPEEAAKLLSEEAGIKEDVAKKQLERNNFSEPVPGSQHEKAISAAGEVLQTEEIVKKDTDIQKLVKELINPKFAEKVINK from the coding sequence ATGAAGAATTGGTGGAAAGGAACGCTGCTCGTTAGTTTAGCAGCTGCACTGTTATTAGCGGGCTGTTCGAGCTCAGCAAAAGAAGGAGAAAAACCAGAAAAGATCAGATTGGATTACGCGTTCTATTCGCCAACAAGTCTGGCACTTAAAAAGTTTGGCTGGGCAGAGGAAGCATTTAAAAAAGATGGCATTGAAGTAGAGTGGGTGCAAAGCCAGGGAAGCAATAAAGCGCTGGAGTTCCTGAATTCCGATAGTGTGGACTTCGGTTCAACTGCCGGAGCTGCTGCACTTATTGCAAAAGACAAAGGTGCACCTATCGAATCTGTATATATCTATTCACAGCCTGAATGGACCGCATTGGTAGCAAAAGATGGAGGCCCGATTAAGGATGTAAAAGATCTTAAAGGAAAAAAGGTAGCGGCAACCTTCGGAACAGATCCTCACATCTTTTTATTGCGTGCTCTAAGTGAAGCTGGACTTTCAGCAAAAGATGTTCAGATCGTAAACCTTCAGCATGCTGATGGTGCAAACGCTCTAATCAAAGGTCAAGTAGATGCCTGGGCAGGACTTGATCCGCATATGGCAAGAACAGAGTTAGAATCTGGAGGAAAATATATCTACCGAAATCCAGATTTTAATACGTACGGAACGCTGAATGTTCGCTCAGAGTTTGCTAAGAATCATCCGAAGCAAGTGGAACAAGTGATTGAGCTTTATGAAAAAGCAAGAAAATGGACACTGGAAAATCCAGAAGAAGCAGCAAAACTTTTATCTGAAGAGGCGGGGATAAAAGAAGATGTCGCTAAAAAACAACTCGAACGAAATAACTTCTCGGAACCTGTTCCAGGATCACAGCACGAAAAAGCTATATCGGCTGCAGGCGAAGTACTTCAGACAGAAGAGATTGTCAAAAAGGATACAGACATCCAGAAACTCGTAAAAGAATTGATTAACCCTAAGTTTGCTGAAAAAGTAATCAATAAATAA
- the metX gene encoding homoserine O-acetyltransferase MetX, which yields MSYKNLLETNRKVGKVKIGDFALESGQVITDAELAYEITGNTKGPVLLLCHALTGNQHAYGSEEEPGWWRGLIGPEGYIDTNLYQVITFNVLGGCSGSTGPAKVNPETGKPYHKTFPFVTVRDMVRAQRQALDVLTVPRLFAVLGGSLGGMQAMEWAVQYPYFMEKVFIFAATPFLSDYGVGFNRMAIHAIVNDPVYRSGRRAEGERLVGLEIARMAGLLTYRQPKLFNERFQREVRETDIEGKPYFQVDSYLNYQGEKLTKRFDVDSYLTLLYAMNAYDIGDKLGGWKRAASQIQAEVHAFGYEGDLLYPPEVIEGFVKHTRYGTFYSIETDFGHDGFLVEFEKWGPYVKNALDQERRLQYGTY from the coding sequence GTGAGTTACAAAAACTTGCTTGAAACAAACCGGAAAGTCGGCAAGGTGAAAATCGGTGATTTTGCCTTAGAGTCTGGCCAAGTAATTACGGATGCTGAGCTGGCATATGAGATAACCGGAAATACGAAGGGGCCAGTGCTCCTTCTATGTCATGCTCTTACTGGAAATCAGCATGCATACGGTTCAGAAGAAGAGCCAGGCTGGTGGAGAGGACTGATCGGACCCGAAGGATACATTGATACAAACCTCTATCAGGTGATTACATTTAATGTTCTTGGAGGATGCAGCGGTTCAACAGGTCCAGCGAAGGTTAATCCGGAAACCGGAAAGCCTTATCACAAAACGTTTCCCTTTGTTACGGTCCGAGACATGGTTCGTGCTCAGCGCCAGGCATTAGATGTTCTAACCGTACCAAGACTTTTTGCTGTTTTAGGCGGTTCCCTTGGCGGCATGCAGGCGATGGAATGGGCCGTTCAGTATCCATATTTTATGGAAAAAGTATTCATTTTCGCAGCTACTCCATTTCTAAGTGATTATGGTGTAGGTTTTAACCGGATGGCGATCCACGCGATTGTGAATGATCCTGTCTATAGAAGCGGCAGGCGAGCTGAAGGAGAAAGATTAGTAGGTTTGGAAATTGCAAGGATGGCGGGACTTCTAACGTACCGTCAGCCGAAGCTCTTTAATGAAAGATTTCAAAGAGAAGTACGTGAGACAGATATTGAAGGGAAGCCTTATTTTCAAGTGGATTCTTATTTAAATTATCAAGGGGAAAAATTGACGAAACGATTTGATGTGGACAGTTATTTGACCCTTTTATATGCGATGAATGCTTATGATATCGGTGATAAGCTTGGGGGCTGGAAACGTGCAGCCTCACAGATTCAGGCGGAAGTCCATGCTTTTGGATACGAAGGCGATCTGCTTTATCCGCCAGAAGTGATTGAGGGCTTTGTTAAACACACGCGTTATGGAACTTTTTATTCGATTGAAACAGACTTTGGCCATGATGGTTTCTTAGTAGAATTCGAAAAGTGGGGACCTTATGTAAAGAATGCATTAGATCAGGAGAGGAGGCTGCAATATGGCACCTATTAA
- a CDS encoding ABC transporter permease: MISETQKWKAGERAAAAKLSSPKGLFKKGRGIVLGSILPVVLLIAWELAAKAGLLAPHLLPAPSVILEKIISMYRDGSLFGHVSITLTRVFLGFAIGTGAAVVIGAVVGYAKTAEQLLDPLFQAVRSIPSLAWVPLFILWMGIGEPSKISLIAVGVFFPVYLNIVAGIQGVDRKLIEVGKIYQLSPFQLTKRIILPAALPSFITGMRSGLGLGWMFVVAAELMGASEGLGYLLVVGQNTYSPDTVIASILLFAVLGKVTDAILKWIEYRSLKWQDSISNQA, encoded by the coding sequence GTGATTTCAGAAACTCAAAAATGGAAAGCGGGAGAGAGAGCAGCTGCTGCTAAGCTCTCTTCTCCAAAAGGTTTATTCAAAAAAGGACGCGGTATCGTTCTTGGTTCAATTTTGCCAGTCGTCCTGCTTATTGCTTGGGAGCTGGCTGCGAAAGCTGGATTGCTGGCGCCTCACCTGCTTCCAGCACCAAGCGTTATTTTAGAGAAGATAATAAGCATGTATAGGGATGGTTCTCTATTCGGTCATGTTTCTATTACGTTAACACGCGTGTTCTTAGGATTTGCGATTGGTACAGGAGCCGCGGTTGTGATTGGAGCCGTCGTCGGGTATGCCAAAACTGCTGAACAGCTTCTTGACCCATTGTTTCAAGCGGTTCGTTCCATTCCTTCTCTCGCATGGGTACCGTTGTTTATTTTATGGATGGGAATAGGTGAACCTTCCAAGATCTCATTGATTGCAGTCGGCGTGTTTTTCCCGGTGTATTTGAATATCGTGGCAGGCATTCAAGGGGTTGACCGAAAGCTGATAGAAGTAGGCAAGATTTATCAGCTATCTCCATTTCAGCTGACGAAACGCATTATTTTACCAGCAGCATTGCCATCTTTTATTACAGGGATGAGAAGCGGTCTAGGACTTGGCTGGATGTTTGTTGTCGCAGCCGAACTGATGGGAGCAAGTGAAGGATTAGGGTATTTGCTGGTCGTCGGCCAGAACACGTATTCACCAGACACGGTCATTGCCAGTATCCTGCTTTTTGCCGTATTAGGGAAAGTGACAGACGCGATACTAAAATGGATTGAATACCGCTCTCTTAAATGGCAGGACAGCATAAGCAACCAAGCGTAG
- a CDS encoding homoserine dehydrogenase — protein sequence MAPIKAALLGFGTVGQGVYEALKTHREQLKSVLGEEVIIEAILVKDGAKKRDVDEHILVTTDFDEVLNIPDLQIVFEAIVGEEPGFTYLSKAIEKGCRVITANKVMFARHGKTLLEKAEAAGVSVGYEATTAGGTPIIRSISQLLQVNDILSVEAILNGTSNYILTNMREKGSAFEDVLKTAQDLGYAEADPVNDVEGFDAFYKLMILSELSFGSSPNWDEVERKGITEVSSEQIEVFTRWGYKVKHLARIRSDSGLFTASVKPVLVDSEHPLYGVEDVQNAIMVETSLAGKVTVQGAGAGKLPTASAMVEDLTYVLQSHSGAAVRKKQSVLKVDSSSSESGSSSLVGEYVVIGSSVGFNGSDDIQLLKQDVRGDLVYLLIRCHEETAKSLKANSELVVYEVAGKLKPAEVKVEDRDLVLQRVINL from the coding sequence ATGGCACCTATTAAAGCGGCATTGCTTGGTTTTGGAACAGTCGGGCAAGGTGTTTATGAAGCGTTGAAGACTCACAGGGAACAGCTGAAATCTGTACTGGGTGAGGAAGTCATTATTGAAGCCATCTTAGTAAAAGATGGTGCAAAAAAGCGGGATGTTGATGAACATATCCTTGTAACGACTGACTTTGATGAAGTTTTAAACATTCCAGACCTGCAGATTGTTTTCGAAGCTATTGTGGGAGAAGAGCCAGGATTTACGTACTTAAGCAAAGCCATTGAAAAAGGGTGCCGCGTTATCACGGCTAACAAAGTGATGTTTGCCAGGCACGGTAAAACATTGCTGGAAAAGGCAGAAGCAGCCGGGGTTTCAGTAGGCTATGAAGCAACGACAGCTGGGGGAACACCGATTATCCGCAGCATTTCACAGCTCTTGCAAGTGAACGATATTCTCTCGGTCGAAGCTATTTTAAATGGTACATCTAATTATATTTTGACTAACATGCGAGAAAAAGGTTCAGCTTTTGAAGATGTGTTAAAAACAGCTCAAGATCTTGGATATGCAGAAGCTGATCCCGTTAATGATGTAGAAGGGTTTGACGCTTTTTATAAGCTCATGATTCTTAGCGAATTGTCTTTTGGAAGTTCTCCAAACTGGGATGAGGTAGAAAGAAAAGGAATTACTGAAGTTTCATCTGAGCAGATTGAAGTGTTTACCCGCTGGGGCTATAAAGTGAAGCATTTGGCGCGGATCAGAAGTGACAGCGGTCTATTCACAGCATCCGTAAAGCCAGTGCTTGTAGATTCTGAACATCCTCTATACGGAGTGGAAGATGTTCAAAACGCAATCATGGTAGAAACTAGTCTTGCTGGCAAAGTGACTGTTCAAGGTGCCGGCGCAGGCAAACTCCCAACGGCAAGCGCGATGGTTGAAGACTTAACTTACGTGCTTCAATCTCATTCAGGAGCAGCTGTGAGGAAGAAGCAGTCAGTATTGAAAGTTGATTCTTCGAGTAGTGAATCTGGCAGTTCTTCTTTAGTAGGGGAATATGTCGTAATCGGTTCTTCCGTTGGTTTTAATGGTTCGGATGATATTCAGCTGTTAAAACAAGATGTTAGAGGAGACTTGGTTTATTTACTGATCAGATGTCACGAAGAAACAGCTAAATCGTTAAAGGCAAATTCAGAGCTTGTTGTTTATGAAGTGGCAGGGAAATTGAAACCAGCAGAAGTTAAAGTCGAAGATAGAGATCTCGTGCTTCAAAGAGTGATTAATCTTTAA
- a CDS encoding PLP-dependent aspartate aminotransferase family protein — MTKSFDGYDIDTLLLHGGQAPDPTTGSRAVPVYQTTSYVFSDTDHAQSLFALEEPGNIYSRIGNPTVDVFEKRVALLEDGVAAVATSSGMSAIALAILNIAEAGDEIVAATNLYGGTYNLFSITLPKYGINVKFVDAEDPENFRKAVTPNTKAFFAETIGNPSLNVLDIEAVADIAHENGVPLLIDNTFATPYVTKPLSWGADIVIHSATKWIGGHGTAIGGVVVDGGRFNWNSEKFPGFTEPDRSYNGLRYAVDFGTLAFATKLRVQLLRDFGACLSPHNAFLLLQGLETLHLRVEKHAKNAQEIAEYLDKHPAVDWVSYPGLEEHPSHELAKKYLSNGFGSIVNFGIKGGRDAGRKVINNISLWSHVANVGDAKSLIIHPASTTHQQLSDEELKATGVTEELIRLSIGLESVKDLTNDLDRAIQAATGIGSKKTEITINDEGVIRWALQSSLYRAVENGQEIQRPKTLAIVGLSSNPARPSHRLARKMQRLGYKIVPVNPRETEVLDEKAYPDLKSIPFPIDVVQVFRSPEAAIELAKEAAITQPKVFWLQEGVISPEAARIAKEAGIDVVHNRCTYKEAQRLRGTIATYACEV, encoded by the coding sequence ATGACAAAATCATTTGATGGATACGACATTGACACATTGCTTTTACACGGAGGGCAAGCGCCTGATCCAACAACAGGCTCGCGGGCTGTACCAGTCTACCAAACAACGTCTTATGTTTTTTCGGATACGGACCACGCACAGAGCTTATTTGCTCTTGAAGAGCCAGGGAACATTTACAGCCGAATCGGTAATCCGACAGTTGACGTATTTGAAAAAAGAGTAGCCCTTCTTGAAGACGGAGTGGCCGCAGTGGCAACTTCTTCAGGTATGTCAGCGATCGCGCTAGCTATATTGAACATTGCAGAAGCGGGTGATGAGATCGTAGCTGCAACAAACCTTTATGGCGGCACTTACAATCTATTTTCTATTACTCTCCCGAAATACGGAATCAACGTAAAATTTGTTGATGCCGAAGATCCAGAGAATTTCAGAAAAGCCGTAACTCCGAACACTAAAGCGTTCTTTGCTGAAACAATCGGTAATCCCAGTTTGAACGTACTTGATATTGAAGCTGTTGCAGATATTGCACACGAAAACGGAGTGCCGCTTTTAATCGACAATACGTTCGCAACTCCATATGTCACAAAGCCATTAAGCTGGGGAGCAGATATTGTTATTCATTCAGCTACGAAATGGATTGGCGGACATGGTACAGCGATCGGCGGGGTGGTCGTTGATGGCGGACGCTTTAATTGGAACTCAGAAAAATTCCCAGGATTCACTGAACCGGATCGCAGTTATAACGGTTTGAGATATGCGGTTGATTTTGGAACACTCGCATTCGCTACGAAACTTCGGGTTCAGCTTTTACGAGATTTTGGTGCTTGTTTGAGCCCTCACAATGCATTCCTCCTTTTACAAGGATTAGAAACGCTGCACCTTCGTGTTGAAAAACATGCGAAAAACGCGCAGGAGATCGCAGAATATCTCGATAAGCATCCTGCAGTAGATTGGGTTTCATACCCTGGGCTTGAGGAACATCCAAGTCATGAGCTGGCTAAAAAATATTTAAGCAACGGTTTTGGTTCGATCGTGAACTTCGGAATAAAAGGCGGGCGTGATGCTGGGCGTAAAGTGATCAACAACATCTCATTATGGTCACATGTAGCGAACGTTGGTGATGCAAAATCTCTGATTATCCATCCAGCATCTACAACTCATCAGCAATTAAGTGATGAAGAGTTAAAAGCGACCGGAGTAACTGAGGAACTTATCCGTTTATCAATCGGTCTTGAATCAGTAAAAGACTTAACGAACGATCTGGACCGGGCGATTCAAGCAGCAACGGGGATCGGATCGAAAAAAACAGAGATTACGATCAATGATGAAGGTGTGATTCGCTGGGCATTGCAGTCCTCATTATACAGAGCAGTTGAAAACGGCCAGGAGATTCAGCGGCCAAAGACACTTGCAATCGTCGGGTTAAGTTCCAATCCGGCAAGACCTAGCCACAGACTTGCACGCAAAATGCAGCGTCTTGGATATAAGATCGTCCCGGTAAATCCGAGAGAAACGGAAGTGCTCGATGAAAAAGCTTATCCAGATCTAAAGTCCATTCCGTTCCCGATCGATGTTGTTCAAGTGTTTAGAAGTCCTGAAGCAGCTATTGAACTTGCGAAAGAAGCTGCGATCACCCAGCCAAAAGTATTCTGGCTTCAAGAAGGAGTCATTTCACCGGAAGCTGCGAGGATCGCAAAAGAAGCGGGAATTGATGTGGTTCACAACAGATGTACCTATAAGGAAGCGCAGCGTTTAAGAGGTACGATCGCAACGTATGCGTGTGAAGTATAA
- a CDS encoding ABC transporter ATP-binding protein — translation MLQINRLKRTFNNNQAGFQNINFSVDKGEIIGILGTSGCGKSTLLRVLSGLDSNYEGKISSKDGNDNIGMMFQEPRLLPWLSVKNNISFGLEKEERNSNKYQTYLDLVGLTGFENHYPKDLSGGMAQRTAIARALITDPEVLLLDEPFSALDAFTKMQLQDLLLSIWQKKQTTMLLVTHDIDEALYLCDRIFILKGQPGEVFAEVAVEKPKPRTRGDAYLSKQKAHILNLLNVEKKAAGDER, via the coding sequence ATGCTTCAGATTAACCGTTTAAAACGGACGTTTAACAATAACCAGGCTGGATTTCAGAACATTAATTTTTCCGTCGATAAGGGAGAAATCATCGGGATCTTGGGCACAAGCGGATGCGGTAAAAGTACACTGCTGCGTGTGCTTTCCGGACTTGATTCGAACTACGAAGGAAAGATTTCATCAAAAGATGGAAACGACAATATTGGAATGATGTTTCAGGAACCGAGACTTCTGCCATGGCTGTCTGTTAAGAACAACATCTCATTCGGTTTAGAAAAGGAAGAACGAAATTCAAACAAATATCAAACGTATTTAGACCTTGTAGGATTGACTGGTTTTGAAAATCATTATCCGAAAGATCTCTCTGGCGGGATGGCACAGCGGACAGCAATCGCGAGAGCGCTGATCACAGATCCTGAGGTATTGCTTTTAGATGAACCCTTCAGCGCACTAGACGCATTTACAAAAATGCAGCTGCAAGATCTCCTTCTATCAATCTGGCAAAAAAAGCAAACGACGATGCTGCTTGTCACACATGATATTGATGAAGCTCTCTACCTTTGCGATCGAATCTTCATCTTAAAAGGGCAGCCAGGAGAAGTATTTGCTGAAGTAGCTGTTGAGAAACCAAAGCCGAGGACGCGTGGAGATGCTTATCTATCAAAACAGAAGGCACATATATTGAATCTATTAAATGTTGAAAAGAAAGCAGCAGGTGACGAGCGATGA
- the acsA gene encoding acetate--CoA ligase, with product MTKLAAIEPVNGTYNVVTDRDDAPFSWISITEKFNRRDDGRTNMAYECVDRHVEEGRGEKVALHYLDDSQEFKITYQELKETTDRWAAVLSKHGVKKGDFVFVFLPKHPDCHIAMLAAIKLGAVVGPLFEAFMSDAVRDRIADCDGTFLITDQDLNKRVPRDELPSLHTVFLTDGAGENGEISLQEELNRVGDVGSQIEWVDPEHGLNIHYTSGSTGKPKGIIHAHRAMTQQYLTGRWVLDIQADDVYWCTAHPGWVTGTVYGVFAPLLNGATIVVHGGRFKAEQWYETLQNAGVTVWYSAPTAFRMLMAKGNKLPEQYDLSKLRHILSVGEPLNPEVIYWGKNILGKRIHDTWWMTETGAQLIVNLPNETIKPGSMGKAFPGITATVLDEEGKELPPFSVGHLAIKAPWPAIMREVWQNAEKYNSYFGWGDWYVSGDLAYRDDDGYIFFQGRSDDMINSSGERIGPFEVESKLIEHEAVAEAGVIGKPDPIRGEIVKAFIVLKDGYSQSSDLLEEIRVYVRGELAAHAAPREIEVVEELPKTKISGKILRRELKARELQKLA from the coding sequence ATGACAAAACTAGCAGCCATTGAGCCTGTAAACGGGACCTATAATGTTGTGACTGACAGAGATGACGCACCATTTTCATGGATCTCCATAACAGAAAAGTTTAACAGAAGAGATGACGGAAGGACGAACATGGCGTATGAATGTGTGGACCGCCATGTGGAAGAGGGACGCGGTGAGAAGGTTGCTCTTCATTACTTGGATGATTCACAGGAATTTAAGATCACTTATCAGGAACTCAAGGAAACAACAGATAGATGGGCAGCAGTGCTTTCCAAGCATGGTGTAAAAAAAGGGGATTTCGTATTTGTCTTTTTGCCAAAACACCCTGATTGCCATATTGCAATGCTAGCAGCTATTAAACTAGGAGCAGTTGTCGGTCCTCTGTTTGAAGCATTTATGTCAGATGCAGTTAGAGACCGCATTGCAGACTGTGACGGAACTTTTTTAATTACAGACCAAGACCTCAATAAGCGCGTTCCACGGGATGAGCTGCCGAGTCTCCATACTGTCTTTTTAACAGATGGAGCCGGTGAAAACGGAGAGATTTCGCTGCAAGAGGAGCTTAATAGAGTAGGAGATGTTGGAAGCCAGATAGAGTGGGTCGATCCTGAACATGGTTTGAATATCCATTATACCTCTGGTTCAACAGGAAAGCCGAAAGGAATTATACACGCTCACCGCGCGATGACACAGCAATATTTAACAGGCCGGTGGGTGCTTGATATACAAGCGGATGACGTGTATTGGTGCACAGCGCATCCGGGATGGGTAACTGGAACGGTGTACGGAGTTTTTGCACCACTTTTAAATGGAGCAACGATCGTGGTTCATGGCGGACGTTTTAAAGCAGAACAATGGTATGAAACGCTGCAAAATGCCGGCGTAACCGTCTGGTATAGTGCTCCTACTGCGTTTCGGATGCTGATGGCAAAAGGGAATAAGCTTCCTGAACAATATGATCTATCGAAACTGCGTCATATTTTAAGTGTCGGTGAACCGTTAAATCCAGAGGTTATTTATTGGGGAAAAAATATTCTTGGAAAAAGAATTCATGATACGTGGTGGATGACAGAAACGGGTGCGCAGCTTATCGTGAATCTGCCGAATGAAACGATCAAGCCAGGATCGATGGGAAAAGCGTTTCCGGGAATTACGGCAACCGTTTTAGATGAAGAAGGAAAAGAACTGCCTCCGTTTTCTGTTGGCCATTTAGCGATCAAGGCACCTTGGCCGGCCATTATGAGGGAAGTGTGGCAGAACGCTGAGAAGTATAATTCATATTTTGGATGGGGTGACTGGTACGTTTCGGGTGATCTTGCTTACCGTGATGACGATGGCTATATCTTTTTCCAAGGACGTTCGGACGACATGATCAATTCATCTGGTGAAAGAATCGGTCCGTTTGAAGTCGAGAGCAAGCTCATTGAGCACGAAGCGGTGGCTGAAGCAGGAGTGATTGGAAAGCCTGATCCGATCCGGGGAGAAATCGTTAAAGCATTTATTGTACTGAAAGATGGCTATTCACAGAGCAGTGATCTGTTAGAAGAGATCCGTGTCTATGTTAGAGGGGAGCTTGCGGCACACGCTGCACCGCGCGAGATCGAAGTGGTAGAGGAACTCCCGAAAACAAAGATCAGCGGAAAAATTTTACGAAGAGAGCTGAAGGCCCGTGAGTTACAAAAACTTGCTTGA